From the genome of Adhaeribacter pallidiroseus:
TCTACCAAAGCCAATCGTTCGCGGGTGCGGGAAGTAAAATACAAATAACAAATACCGAAGATGGTGCCGAAGAATAAAATGGCAACAATAACGATGAGCACGGGGCCGAACATGTTTTGCATAACTTTTAGATTTAAGTTTTATGCCCCTTGGACGCCGTGAAGTAACAGGCGGTTACAACTTATTCTGAGTAAATTTTAAATTATCGCTAAGGGTACCTTAACTAACCAAAACCTAAAAAACTCAGCCACAATCTATATGCGCAAATAAATAAACCTACATTATTCCGTCATTCAGGAGGAAACTATTTAGCTACGTTGCCAGATAGTTTCCTCCTGAATGACGCTTTTAAAAAACTGCGGATTTTTTTAAATTAATGCTAGCCCTTTACCGAATACTTTTCACTTAAAATCTACAATTTACTTGTAACCGCTTCTAAAGCAATGGCGTCTAATCGGCACACATGGAAAAGCAGCCTGATAACTACTACGTTCAGCAAGTGCTCCGCGGAAATACGGCGGCGTTTACCTTTTTGGTAGATAAGTATAAAAGTCTGGCTGCTGCGATTGCTTATAAAATTACCGGCAATGCGCAGGATGCCGAAGAAGTGGCCCAAGATGCTTTTGTGAAAGCGTACCGGGCTTTACCAGGTTTTAAAGCTGAAGCTAAGTTTTCGACGTGGTTGTACCGCATTGTGTACAATACCGCCATATCTAAAACCCGCCGCAAAGTATTTTTTGCCATATCTCTGGAAGATGCCGAACTAACCGAAACCAACCTGGAACAAACCGGCTACCAGTTGCTAAACTTACAAGCCGCCGAACAAACCAAGTACTTGGATTTGGCACTAGCGCAATTGCCTCCCGATGAAAATTTATTGTTAACCTTGTTTTATTTGCACGAAAAATCGGTGGAAGAAATCCAGGAGATTACCAGCTTAACCAAAGCCAATATTAAAGTAAAGTTGTTTCGGGCGCGGCAGAAAATGTATAGTTACCTGCAAGGCCTGTTAAAACAAGAATGGAAGGAAATAATCGGATGAAAAAGGAAACAGAAGTAACCCGCGACCCGCTGACGCAACAGCTAATTACCAAAGCTACTCCGTTGCCGGAGCTTAAAGTCGATTTTACCGCCCAGGTTATGGCGCAAATAGAAGTGCAAACACAAGCGCAACGGGCTAAAATATACGAGCCATTAATCCCTGCTCAAGTTTGGCGTTGGATCGTGATTGCCTTGAGCAGTATGGTTTTGTTAGTATTGGCTTTAAGTGCACTGGCTTTTAGGCCAACAGTAAGTTTTGGCTTTGGAAATGCGTTTAATTCTAGCTTAAAAGAGTTTCTGAGCTTTAGCCAATTAAGCTACTTACCTCAATTAATCCTAGCCGGCGTAATTTGTTTTTGCTGGTTGCTCCTAGATTATTTATACGGCCAGTTAAGAAAGAGCTAGTTAGCACTCATTATGGAAGAATTAACTGAAGA
Proteins encoded in this window:
- a CDS encoding RNA polymerase sigma factor produces the protein MEKQPDNYYVQQVLRGNTAAFTFLVDKYKSLAAAIAYKITGNAQDAEEVAQDAFVKAYRALPGFKAEAKFSTWLYRIVYNTAISKTRRKVFFAISLEDAELTETNLEQTGYQLLNLQAAEQTKYLDLALAQLPPDENLLLTLFYLHEKSVEEIQEITSLTKANIKVKLFRARQKMYSYLQGLLKQEWKEIIG